The nucleotide sequence CCAGAATTGCCCGCTTTTGGCTTTTCTGTCGCTGTTCATCCAAGAAACGCCTTCAAAATAATCCATTCTGATACGGTCATAAGCTACGTGTGCCTCTGCTACCAATTCAATGGCTCTTTCATCAAAAATAGCTTTGATAAGACCGCTTTGATCAAGTGTTCCCGAATAATCTGGCACACCCGCTTTGCTTCGGATCAGGTTGAGGTCGTCTATTGCTGCTGAATATTCTCCTAGTTTCGTATAGGCCTCGGCTCTCAATAGGTATATGTCCGCAAGTCTGAAGATAAGAATGTTAGATTCTGAGAAAACTGCGTAAGGATCTTCAGATGCAGGATCATCAGAGCTTAATGAATATTTGAGCGGGAAGGTTCTGGCGCCCATTCTATCAAATTCATTAAAGAACAACTCTTTTCTTACATCATTTTCTCTTTCTGGTTCGATCATGAATTCAAAGCCGTAGAAGTCAGGATTGCCTTGTGGGCCAGCACCATTGTTTCCGTCTAATATAGGCTGATCCAAGGTCATGCCTGTATGGTTTCCGCCACCTTTTGCCAACCTGAAAGACTCATCCATACTGGCATTGATGTTGATTTCAAAAAGACCGGTTTTAGATTGGCCTTTGATCATTTTTTCAAAACCTTCTTGGCCTTCCGCAACATAATCAATAAGGCTAGTATTGCTATTATTGATTACAGAAGTGGCGGCATCTATACTTTGTTGGATGAGCTCATTATTGCCCCCTTCCCTGCTGGCATACCAAAGAAGAACATGGGCCTTAAGTGCTTCTGCACTGGCTTTATTGGCAGTGATCGCCCAATTGTTAGAACCAGGGCTGGCATATTCCAAAAGACCAATTGATTTTTCAGTGGTTTCTAGGATATACTCTAGCACTTCTTTTTCTTCTGATCTAGCAACTTCTACGATATATCCGTCTTCAGTGATCAGCTGATCTGAACTCTCGATGGATTCGTGTACGATCGGAATTTCTCCCCATACTCTGGTCATATAGAAGTAGGATAAGGCTCTTACGAATGCAGCTTCACCCAAAATTCTGTTTTTTTCCTGAGGAGTATTGAAAAGCTCCTCTGGCATTCCTTCTACATACTGTTCAATCGTAAATGCCCAGTTGGCTGCTCTATAGAAGAACTTCCACTCCTGAGTATTTTCCCTGTAGGGTAAAACATAATTGCCATTTCCCTCGATATAGTTGGTGATCCAGAATTTACTGTCCATAAAGGTTTTTCCTGGAAATTCACCCCAGTGTAGAAAGTTTGCTTGGTAGGTCATCGCATATTTGAATAAAGCGTATGATCCTGCCAAAGCTTGCTCAGCTTCACTTTGAGAGCTCCAGTAGACATCAGGATGGGTGATACTAACAGGTTCCCGATCAAGAAGGTCTGAACAGCCGAAAAAAACAATTGAAATAATTGTTGCTATAAATATGTTTAATTTTCCTAGTTTTCTCATGGTGTTGGTTTTTAGAATCTTGCATTTAGACCAAAGGAGAACGTTTTTGCCTGAGGATAACCATTGCCTAAAACGTGACCTCTTGCATCAACCATAGAAGCATCTACTATGCTTTTCGATCTTTGCCACTGATAAGGGTTTAGTACAGAGAAATAAACTCTCAGTCTGTCTAGCCCCATTTTGTCGATGAAGGTGTTCTTATTGAAATTGTAGCCTACAGAAGCGTTGGTTATTTTCCAATAATCACCGTTTTCGATCCAAAGAGTTTGGTTACCTCTGAATGCATAGAAAGGACTTTCTCCTCCACCGGCAGGGAATAAGGCAGGGAAGCGTACGCCTGCAGCACCATCACCAGGCTGTTCCCAGAAGCTGTATTCGCTAAGGTCTGCTAGCCCTGAAGTGGCCCATCCATCTCCTCCTCTGTCATATCTGTCCATATAGCTGTTTAGAACAGTGTTCTTGATGTCTGCACCAAATGAGAACTGGCTATAGGCTTGAAGGTACCAACCCTTGTATCTCATGTTGATATTGAAGTTTCCTTGGATATCAGGAACTGGAGAATAATCCAGAGACATGATCTGGTCTCCTGCTTCATCTAATAAGTAATCGCCGTTAATATCCTCCCAGATTGGAAGCCCTGGTCTGATGGAAGCCCAAGCGGACTTTCCTGTAAGAGGTTCACCTGTATAAGGGTTTACAGGAAGTTGTTCCAAATTGTCAATGATATAATCATTCACGAATACATAGTACAAGTTGAGTGGTCTACCCACTACATAACCATAACTTCCCAGCAAATAGTCTCTGTTTCCGTTTGGCAATGCGCTGACAAAGTTTTGGTTTCTTGCAAAACCTGCAGTCAATTCTATCTTCCAATCACTCGCTCGTGGAAGTAGGTCATAGCGAATCTGTCCTTCCCATCCATAGTTCAGCACGCCTGCGACATTGGCTTTGGCATTGTTGTACCCAGAGTAAGATGGGAATTCAATGTCAAAAAACAGTCTGTCGGTGTTTTTGTTATAAGCATCAAAAGTGATGTTTAAACGTTGGTTGAGAAAGGCAAGGTCAAAACCAAAGTTCCATTGTCTGGATTGCTCCCAAGAAAGTTTGTCATTTCCGATAGCGTTGTAATTGGGTACCACGCCTGTGATGCCTCCATAGGATGATACGCTCATTTGATTAGAGCCGTATCCAGCAGAAAGTCCACCGTAGCCAAGATCATATGCGCCGTAGCGTAGGTAGTTGTTACTAAACTGCTTACCGTTGATACCCCAGCTGGCCCGTAGTTTACCAAAGTCAAGGATGTCACCGACCATCTCCTGAACAAAAGACTCGTCAGAGAATACCCAACCGATAGATGCTGATCCAAAGTTGGCCCAACGGGAATCTTCACCGAAACGTGAAGAGGCGTCCCTACTATAATTTACGCTGACCAAATACTTGTTTTTGAATTTATAGTTAAATCGGCCATAGAAAGAAACGAGGGCGTTTTCACTGATATCAGTGAAGCCTCCGATATTGTCTTTCTCATATCTGCTGTTGATAACTTGGATGGCGTCACTACCAAATCCAACCGCATTGATGCCCATGTCTTCGTATTTGTTGTAGTCAATACGGTTACCTGCAATGGCGATGATTTCATGATCTCCAAAGTTTTTGAGGTAATCTAGGTACAGGTCTGAGGCATTGTTCTTTCTGGTGTACAAAGAATAAGCAGCATAACCGTCTCCGTTTGGCCTGATAGAAGAAGGTTCATAGAAGTTCTTCTTATTGAAATCAAACTGATAGGTCAATTGAGAATTGAGCCTTATGTCCTTGGTGACCTTGAACTGAGCAAAGTTAGAGAAGGTAACCTTTGTTTGTTCGTCTGTGTTTAATTTATCATTTAGCTCACCCTGCAAGGAAAGAATTTTTGCTTGTGGCAAATAAAACAGCGAAGAATTCAGGTTGTTTGGACTGGTAGGAAGACTGTTGTCCAAGTTGAATGATCCTCCTCCTGGGTTCCCTTGTCCAGTTTGGTTTTCTGTAATGGAAGAATTGATGATAAACTGGTTGTTGAACTTTTTCCCAACCTTAGAGTTAAGGTTGGCATTAAGCGTATACCTTTTAAAGCCTGTAGCTTTGATTACGCCTTTGTCATCATTATAACCTAGAGAGATGCGGTAGTTGGATGATTCACTTCCTCCTCTCATACTTAAATTATAGCGTTGAGAGACACCTTTTTGATAAAACAGGCCTTGATAATCCACATTGTTGTTGAATGCGGGGTTAAGGCTGTCTGTTAACATGATCGGTACATTGTTGGAAAGCAAGAAGTCATGATCCCACCATTTTTCCAACATTCCCATTTTTTCCCTTCTTTCAGCAGCCCCCACAAGCATGGGAACCTGTTGAGGAATAGGTTGAAAACCTATACTTGTAGTGAAATCAAATTGTGGTTTGTCAAGAGCAGCTCCTCTCTTGGTTTTGATGATGATAACCCCGTTTGCACCACGGGAACCATAAATAGCGGCTGCAGAAGCATCCTTGAGAATGTCTATACTCTCTATGTCATTTGGGTTTAATGATGCCAGGTAGTCAGTATTGGAAACTCCATAGCCGGCAAGGTCTTCAAGTGAGGTTTGTACACCATCTACTACATATAGCGGAGTACTGAATGCTGTAAATCTATCGCCTCCATCAAGTCCTCCGGATACAGTGGCATTACCTCTGATGATGAGGGCTCCTCTGGCACCAGCAGCACCACTGACGTTGACGGTTTGGATACCCGTGCCTTGGGTTCCTATTAGGGAAGCCACGTTAGTCACAGGAATGTCTTCCAACTGGTCACTTTTGATACTGGTCGTGGCACTGGTTACGTCTCTTTTGATAACGGACTGGTAACCTACTACTACGAATTCTTCGAGTTCGGATTCTTCCGCTTCCAAAGAAATATTCAAGGTTTGGTCATTGTTTACTGTCCTTTCTTGAGGTTTGTAACCAATGAATGAAAATATTAACGTCTTACCTTGCTCAACGCCAATCTTAAAATTTCCATCGATGTCGGTAACCATACCTTTTGTAGAACCTTTTACCAGAATATTAACACCTGGAATAGGTTCCTGGGACTCGGCATCGATGACAGTCCCGCTTACTGAAATTGTCTGGGCAGAAACAAGTCCGCTCAGGCAAATGATAAATAAAAAACTTAGTAGAGTTTTTAACATTGTTTAGTCGTCTTAGTTTTGTTAAAATTTTTCAAATAAAGAATAACAACATTTTGTTCTATTCTCAGTAAACCTTAATCCGTGCTGCTTTTATATAGGATTGACCGCTTTCTGTTTTTCAGATTTTTTAAGTTGAATCACTCCATGACACTGTTAAAAAGTGAATCAATTAAAAAAAGAATAGCCTAGTTGTTTTATTAAATAGGTTCAATTCTGACTGAGAAAATAGCATAAGCCACGTATTAAAACATCGGGTTAAGATACCATAGTGCTAGGTTGTTTAGGTGTTACTATTGGATAGCTTGGATTGATTTTTGATCCTATTCTTACGACAATTCCAGTCTTTTGTAAGTATTAGGTTCTTTCATTAACTAATCTTTATGGTTTTGAATATAAGGAATAAGTTACGAAACATAAAATAATATCCGTTTTTTAGTTTCAAAACACTTCTTATTTTTCTTGTTTTTAAGAGTGTGAAATGTTTTGTTAGTGAAACGAAGGGTTTGTTGTAAATGTGAAATGTTTGCCCTGAAGGGTTTAAAACCATTTTTTTGAGACCAAAGGATAGCTGGGTGTTTCGTGTTCAAATAGAAGAAGGTTTTAGTTAGAAAAAAATGAAAAAAATGTGTTTCATACAATAATATGTATGTCTATTTTAGAATAGTTGTGATTTTCAGTTTTACTTATGGATATTCGAAGGAGGAAATGGGGAAGGGGATTTTAATTCCTTGCTCTAATAGCTGGAAGCTTTCAGAAGTTGATGTTTATATCAAATGGTTATCTGGATTCACTTTTAATATTTTATTGGCGTCATGGCTGCAATATTACCAGAATAGCAGGATTAAGAATGAAATTAGAAAGGAGGCTATTGCTGGTTTCTGGATTGCAGTGATTCAGTATATGGCTGAAGAATGTGTTTAAAATGTATTTTTTTGTATGTAAATTAATTTTATGTATATTTTATCATATTTTGTAAACAAACAGCATATGAAAAGGTTTTTTAAGATTGTTCTTTACGTCCTATCTGCATGTATAGTTGTCATTGGTGTAGGGATAGCCTATGTGGGCTTTGGCTTGCCCAATGTGGCTGATCCTGAAGAAATAGTAATTGCTGGAACTGCCGATCAAATTGCTCGAGGGGAATATTTGGCTCATCATGTCATGTTGTGTATGGATTGTCATGCGCAAAGGGACTTTTCCTTATTCTCAGGCCCGCCAAAACCCAATACATTAGGAGCGGGGGGAGATAGGTTTGACCATTCTATGGGGTTTCCGGGAGTTTTTATTGCCCCTAATATAACACCGGCAGGAATAGGGGACTGGACAGATGGAGAGCTTTTTAGACTAATAACTACAGGGGTAAAGAAGGATGGTGACCCCATTTTTCCTGTTATGCCCTACCAAAGTTATGGGAAAATGGATCCTGAAGATATAAAATCGGTTATTGCCTATATCCGGACATTAGCCCCTGTGGAGAATGAATTGCCTTCCTCAAAGGCTGATTTTCCGATGAATTTGATATTGAATACCATTCCCCAGGCAGCATCACTGAAGCCAATGCCTCCCAAGGAAGACTTGGTAAAGTATGGAGAATATTTAGTGACAGCAGGAGCTTGCGCTGATTGTCACACCAATTTTGAGAATGGGGCATATACAGGCCCACGTTTGGGAGGAGGAAGGGAGTTTCCTTTTCCTGATGGTACGGTGGTCCGCTCTGCAAACTTGACCGCTGATGAGACTGGTATAGGAAATCTTACCGAAGATACTTTTGTGGCACTTTTCAAAAAGTACAATACAGCACCCTTCCAGAATATGGCCGTAAAACAGGGCGAATTTCAGACCATTATGCCTTGGGTAATGTATGCCGGGATGGACAGTACTGATTTGAGAGCCATTTACAAATATTTGAATTCACTGGAACCAGTAAAAAACCAAGTTGAAAAAGTATCATTTGCAAACTAATATAGATTGAAAAAGTGGATTAATTAACCCTGTAATCTCATCGCCTCCTTCTGATCCTAGGGGGCGATGTTTTTTTATAAAGTTGGGGGCATTCTGCCTTATATTATATTTTTAGGGATACGGGAAGGCTAAAACTTGATATAAAAGCCTTTAGAATGCATGGGGTGAAATATTTGCCGATCTCTTCTTAAATAAGGTGCAGCTTTCATTGAATTCAATTAATTTAGCGGTTAAATTAATTCATGATGTCTGTGTATAAATCCTTAATGAAGCCCTTTCTTTTTAGAAAGGGGGCTGAAGATGCCCACCATTTCACCTTTTCTATGACCAAGTTGACTTTCAATTTGCCTCTTTTTAAAGGGATTATCAAGCGCATGTTTTATTTTGAAGATCCATCATTGGAAAAAGAGGTGTTTGGCTTGAAATTTAAAAACCCAGTGGGGCTAGCAGCTGGATTTGACAAAGACGCCAAGTTAATTGACGAAATGTCCATGTTGGGTTTTGGCTTTATTGAAATAGGAACTTTAACCCCAAAGGCTCAGGATGGAAATCCACAACCAAGACTTTTTCGCCTACCTGAAGATGAATCGCTGGTAAATAGAATGGGCTTCAATAATGGGGGCGTGGAAGGAGCCATAAGCAGGCTGAAAAACAGAAAGTCCAAGGTGTTGATCGGAGGGAATATAGGAAAGAATAAGGTGACTCCAAATGATAAAGCCGAGGATGATTACCTGATTTGCCTTAAGGCACTTCATCCCTATGTGGATTATTTTGTGGTCAATGTGAGTTCCCCAAATACCCCAAATCTTAGGGATTTGCAGGAAAAAGAACCGCTTAAAAAGCTTCTGATGTCTATAAAGGCTGAAAACGATAAAATGGATCATCCTAAACCAATTCTGCTAAAAATTGCCCCTGATCTTACAAATGGCCAGCTTGATGATATCATTACAATTGTTCAAGAAAGCAAGATAGATGGGGTAATCGCGACCAATACCACGATTGATAGGAGTCAACTGAAGACTTCACAGGAAAAAGTGGAGGCCATTGGAGCTGGAGGTGTGAGTGGAAAGATTTTGGGCAAAAGAAGCACAGAAGTGATTAAATATTTGGCGGAAAAGTCCAATCATTCATTTCCTATCATTGGTGTGGGAGGTATTTTCAGCCCAGAGGATGCCATAGAAAAGCTAGAGGCTGGCGCAAGTTTAGTACAAGTGTATTCTGGTATGATATATGAAGGTCCAGCGCTCATGAAGAGAATTAAAAAAGGCTTAAAAAAGTATTACAGCCGCTGATATTTTCTATATTTCAAGATTACAATTATCTTATTGTTCATTAAAAGTGGATCATTGAAGAATTATGGCTTCAAATACATATAAATCAAATACCTTCAGGAAGAAAGAAAAAGCCAAAAAGAAGAAACGATCTTTTAATTTTTCCATAGATGCCTTTAAGGATAAAAAAATAGCTTTATCCTTCGGTATTTTGTTTATGATGGTTGGTGCGTTTTTGTTTTTTGCATTTTTAGGTTACTTATTCACTGGACCTTCGGATCAAAGCGTGGTCACTAGTGTAAGTGAAGAAGGGGGGTCTTTTAGGGAAAATGCAGCTGAAGCAAGGAATTGGTTGGGATATGCTGGTGCCTGGATTTCACATTGGCTGATATTCAGGT is from Echinicola marina and encodes:
- a CDS encoding quinone-dependent dihydroorotate dehydrogenase, translating into MYKSLMKPFLFRKGAEDAHHFTFSMTKLTFNLPLFKGIIKRMFYFEDPSLEKEVFGLKFKNPVGLAAGFDKDAKLIDEMSMLGFGFIEIGTLTPKAQDGNPQPRLFRLPEDESLVNRMGFNNGGVEGAISRLKNRKSKVLIGGNIGKNKVTPNDKAEDDYLICLKALHPYVDYFVVNVSSPNTPNLRDLQEKEPLKKLLMSIKAENDKMDHPKPILLKIAPDLTNGQLDDIITIVQESKIDGVIATNTTIDRSQLKTSQEKVEAIGAGGVSGKILGKRSTEVIKYLAEKSNHSFPIIGVGGIFSPEDAIEKLEAGASLVQVYSGMIYEGPALMKRIKKGLKKYYSR
- a CDS encoding c-type cytochrome, with product MKRFFKIVLYVLSACIVVIGVGIAYVGFGLPNVADPEEIVIAGTADQIARGEYLAHHVMLCMDCHAQRDFSLFSGPPKPNTLGAGGDRFDHSMGFPGVFIAPNITPAGIGDWTDGELFRLITTGVKKDGDPIFPVMPYQSYGKMDPEDIKSVIAYIRTLAPVENELPSSKADFPMNLILNTIPQAASLKPMPPKEDLVKYGEYLVTAGACADCHTNFENGAYTGPRLGGGREFPFPDGTVVRSANLTADETGIGNLTEDTFVALFKKYNTAPFQNMAVKQGEFQTIMPWVMYAGMDSTDLRAIYKYLNSLEPVKNQVEKVSFAN
- a CDS encoding SusC/RagA family TonB-linked outer membrane protein, whose amino-acid sequence is MLKTLLSFLFIICLSGLVSAQTISVSGTVIDAESQEPIPGVNILVKGSTKGMVTDIDGNFKIGVEQGKTLIFSFIGYKPQERTVNNDQTLNISLEAEESELEEFVVVGYQSVIKRDVTSATTSIKSDQLEDIPVTNVASLIGTQGTGIQTVNVSGAAGARGALIIRGNATVSGGLDGGDRFTAFSTPLYVVDGVQTSLEDLAGYGVSNTDYLASLNPNDIESIDILKDASAAAIYGSRGANGVIIIKTKRGAALDKPQFDFTTSIGFQPIPQQVPMLVGAAERREKMGMLEKWWDHDFLLSNNVPIMLTDSLNPAFNNNVDYQGLFYQKGVSQRYNLSMRGGSESSNYRISLGYNDDKGVIKATGFKRYTLNANLNSKVGKKFNNQFIINSSITENQTGQGNPGGGSFNLDNSLPTSPNNLNSSLFYLPQAKILSLQGELNDKLNTDEQTKVTFSNFAQFKVTKDIRLNSQLTYQFDFNKKNFYEPSSIRPNGDGYAAYSLYTRKNNASDLYLDYLKNFGDHEIIAIAGNRIDYNKYEDMGINAVGFGSDAIQVINSRYEKDNIGGFTDISENALVSFYGRFNYKFKNKYLVSVNYSRDASSRFGEDSRWANFGSASIGWVFSDESFVQEMVGDILDFGKLRASWGINGKQFSNNYLRYGAYDLGYGGLSAGYGSNQMSVSSYGGITGVVPNYNAIGNDKLSWEQSRQWNFGFDLAFLNQRLNITFDAYNKNTDRLFFDIEFPSYSGYNNAKANVAGVLNYGWEGQIRYDLLPRASDWKIELTAGFARNQNFVSALPNGNRDYLLGSYGYVVGRPLNLYYVFVNDYIIDNLEQLPVNPYTGEPLTGKSAWASIRPGLPIWEDINGDYLLDEAGDQIMSLDYSPVPDIQGNFNINMRYKGWYLQAYSQFSFGADIKNTVLNSYMDRYDRGGDGWATSGLADLSEYSFWEQPGDGAAGVRFPALFPAGGGESPFYAFRGNQTLWIENGDYWKITNASVGYNFNKNTFIDKMGLDRLRVYFSVLNPYQWQRSKSIVDASMVDARGHVLGNGYPQAKTFSFGLNARF
- a CDS encoding RagB/SusD family nutrient uptake outer membrane protein; its protein translation is MRKLGKLNIFIATIISIVFFGCSDLLDREPVSITHPDVYWSSQSEAEQALAGSYALFKYAMTYQANFLHWGEFPGKTFMDSKFWITNYIEGNGNYVLPYRENTQEWKFFYRAANWAFTIEQYVEGMPEELFNTPQEKNRILGEAAFVRALSYFYMTRVWGEIPIVHESIESSDQLITEDGYIVEVARSEEKEVLEYILETTEKSIGLLEYASPGSNNWAITANKASAEALKAHVLLWYASREGGNNELIQQSIDAATSVINNSNTSLIDYVAEGQEGFEKMIKGQSKTGLFEININASMDESFRLAKGGGNHTGMTLDQPILDGNNGAGPQGNPDFYGFEFMIEPERENDVRKELFFNEFDRMGARTFPLKYSLSSDDPASEDPYAVFSESNILIFRLADIYLLRAEAYTKLGEYSAAIDDLNLIRSKAGVPDYSGTLDQSGLIKAIFDERAIELVAEAHVAYDRIRMDYFEGVSWMNSDRKAKSGQFWPVSKDVILRNPSIVQTEYWQGRL